The genomic window GAGACGAGTGTTGTCTCCGTGTCTGAAGTGAAAATGTCGCCTGATCTTAAGATCGCAACAATTTACATCGCACCGCTCGGACCACAAGATATTAAAGCAATCGTCAAAGCGTTGGCCGAAAACGCCAAGTTTTTGCGCGGTCGCATCGCTAAAGCTGTGTCGTTGAAATACACACCAAACCTCCGCTTCCAAGTCGACAATAGTTT from Hyphomicrobiales bacterium includes these protein-coding regions:
- the rbfA gene encoding 30S ribosome-binding factor RbfA; translation: MNAPKMPSQRQLRVGEIIRKAISDSLTRGEVRDDLLETSVVSVSEVKMSPDLKIATIYIAPLGPQDIKAIVKALAENAKFLRGRIAKAVSLKYTPNLRFQVDNS